In Sphingobacterium sp. SYP-B4668, the sequence TCGACGGTTCATTCCACGCAGTCGATTCAGATTCACTATCATTCGAACTAGCAGCTCGTACAGCATACCGTGAGGCATTACCTAAATGTTCTCCTGTATTGATGGAACCTATTATGAAAATAGAGGTTTTAACACCAGAAGAAAACATGGGTGACGTGATGGGTGACTTAAACCGTCGTCGTGGTTTGATGCAAGGTTTGGACTCTCGTAATGGTGCTCAGGTAATCAAAGCATTGGTCCCTCTTTCTGAGATGTTTGGTTATGTAACACAATTACGTACCATCACTTCAGGACGTGCAACTTCTACAATGGAATTTGACCACTACGCTGAAGCTCCTCGTAACGTTCAAGATGAGGTAGTTGCAAAAGCTAAAGGAAAAGTTAGCTAATTAACTTTCTTTCAAAATAAACCGACCGCCTATTACTAATAGCTCTAATAGGTGGTCATTTAAACAAATAAATAAAATGAGCCAAAGAATCAGAATCAAATTGAAATCTTACGATTACAATTTAGTTGACAAATCAGCTGAGAAAATCGTAAAAACAGTAAAACCTACAGGTGCAGTTGTTAGTGGTCCTATCCCATTGCCTACTGAGAAAAAAATCTATACCGTTTTACGTTCACCACACGTTAACAAAAAAGCACGTGAGCAATTCCAATTGTGTGCTTACAAGAGATTGTTAGATATCTACTCTTCTAACTCTAAAACTGTTGACGCATTGATGAAACTTGAATTACCTTCAGGTGTTGAAGTAGAAATCAAAGTGTGATAGATTTCTATTAATGAAAGACAAAAAAGGGCTTTTGATGAAAATCAAAAGCCCTTTTCTTTTGTTTATGATTGAACCTGACAATCTATTGTATTGCTCTATCAACACCAGGCCAGTTAGCAGTAGCAAACACATACAACCTATATATACGCGAACATAGAGACTCCGAGCCAATCTAAGTGTGAGGGTTAATAGCGGAGCTGTACTCATCACAGTTATGCGCTCTACTATCATCATGAACACCATATTGGATAGCAATAGTGATACTTCACTTCTAGCGAAGATAGAGGACCCTGGGGAGGTCTAAGCGCGGCGGTTAATAGCGAGGTTGTACTTCTGAATTATTTGAGCAGCCATCATATAAACAAAAAGGCGCAAGGGATGTTGCCCTTGCGCCTTTTGCTCTCGTTGTAAACTGGATTAGAACTTGAACGTCAATCCAAATTTAGCTGTATCAAAGAAGTTATTGAATACGTTAACATTTGTATTGAATGCTGTAGTCGCTTTAGCACCATCTAAATCTGCTTTACGTGAACCGTATGAAATAACGTCAGCAAAAGCAAAATTAACAGCAATTTTCTCTGTTAAGAAGAAGTTTGCTCCGATACCAGCATTAGCACCAAAACCATTGAATTTTGTAGCATCAGTAGTATTGTCTCCTACTTTAATTTCACCAATTTTTTCGTTAGCATACGCTACACCTACTTCAGTGTACGTTTTGAAACGTGAACCTACTTCTAAGAAGTAGTAACGTCCAAATGCACCTACTGTAAATGCTTTATCAGTTGCTACATTTTTGACATCAGCTACGTAAGTAGTCTCTTTTCCTTGACCAAAACCTAATTGTACTCCTACAGCAATTTTATCTGTTACGAAGTAACCCGCTTTAGGATTAAAAATGAAAGCAGAAGTTTTTTCTTTGGTCGCTTTGTCGTTAGTGTTAGAAGATGTAAAGTTACCTTCCACGATAAAGTTACCTTTTCCAAAACCAAACTCTTGTGCTTTAGAAGCTACTGTTAAACCTGCTACGGCTACGATTGTAAGTAAAATTTTCTTCATGTTATATAATAATTTGTTTTTTAAGATGGCGCAAAACTAGGCTTTAATCCAAGGAAAAGCAAGGCTTTAATCCTTTATTTTTTCGCTATAACAAAATTATTATACTCGTTCTTAATCTTACTTTCTGTCCGACAGTGCCTTAAGCATCTTATGGTCTGGTTTCTTTACACGCTCTTCCTCTCCCAACAAGAAGCCCCAGGCCTTCAATTCGGCAATGCGATCCATGATAATCTTCATGATGGCCAAGAGCGGAATCGCCAAAAACATCCCTGCGATACCCCATACGAGTTCACCGACGATAATCGCCATCATCGCAAATAAGGAATTGATTTTTACTTTGGACCCCACAACTTTAGGCACGATCACATTGCTATCGATTAAATGAATTCCACTCATGGCCCCCAACACGAATAGGACGTGTGTAAATGAGGATGTTGCAAATGTAATCAGAGAAACAATAAACATAGATGAGAATATACCAATATAAGGCAGTACATTAAATACCCCGGTGATAATGGCCAGCAGCAAGCTATATTTAACACCTATTATTGCTAATGCAATATAGACCAAGGTAGTCACCATGAGCATCTGCAACAACAGCCCTACTAAATAACGCTTAACAACGTACTGCACTTCGGCGGCAATTTCCAATACGATGGCATGATGCTGTTCGGCATTCAACAACAGCATGAATCGCATGATATGTCCACGATAGATTAAAATAAAAAAAGTATAGAGGAATGTAAAGACTAGAAAAATTGCGGTACTAGATAGCGATAATAGGGCAGTACCCAGTATAAGCGTACCCGAATCCACCGATTTCGACGCCGTCTTATTCAAAAGGTCCAATTGTTCATTGTATTTGATGCCGAACTGGCTATTCAACCACTGTTGTATGGAGTCTGCTCCCGCCAAGATTTGGTCTTTGAAAGCAGGCCAATCATCTTTGAGCATCGTGAGTTGAGAGGCCAATAGATAAAGTCCCGTCACCAGCCCACCAAAAAACAGCATCACGCACAACATACCTGCTAAAGTACGAGGGAGTTTAAGTCTCTTTTCAAGGAAATTACTCAATGGGACGAGCAACATGGCAAATAGCAAACCCAAAACAAGCGGCACAATAATGGTATCGCCAATCTTCGCCAAATATCCCAACGCAATGATAGTGATCAGCACGCAAGCGAGCTTAAGATAGAAAGGTAACGTAAAAAATTTTTGCATAGCATTTAGATTACATCGTGTTAACAATTCCAAATTAAGAATGTTTTCCTAATAATAGCATAAAAAAGCCTCCCGCAGTCTTGCGGGAGGCTTCGACAAAAGTATTTGCTGTGATTTAGAATTGGAAACCAACTCCAAAAGACAATACATTGTTTTTGACAGATCCGTTTCCATCAGAACCCGACATATCTACCAACCCAAAGCTATAACCAGCATTCAGGAGGAATCCATTAGCCAGTTTATAACCTAGCATTGTATTGATACCCGCATCAAATCTTTTCAAACCATCATCACCCCACTCTACATCATTTTTTACATCACCTGTCTTAGTTTTACCCGAGATACCGTAGGCAGCATATGGACCTGCCCCAACGAACACATTACCTGCCCCTGCAGGAATGTAATAAACTGCATTTACGGGAACTTCCAAATACATTAAATCTGTTTTAGATTCGATGTTATCAGTCCATTCAACTTTTCCACCTTTACCCTGTAGGGAAAGACCTGGTTGAACAGAGAAATTTGGTGCTACAGGAAGGTCTGCATATCCAGTTAAGTAAAAGTTGGTTGACGTGCTAGTAGAAGCTGATGCTCCCCCACCCGAAACTGTCATTTTCGGCAAGTTTAATCCAGCCTTGATACCATAACTTACTTGAGCTTGTGCTCCTGCAGCTAAAAGAAATGCTGCTCCTAATGAAAGTAAAATCTTTTTCATAACAATTTTCTTTAATTATTTTTAGTGTCTACTTTTAGACACAGAGGTTATAGCAAGTTTGAGACCAAAAAGAAAAATATCTCTTCAAAGCATACGTAATAAACTCATTACAAGACCTTTCAAAATATGTTAAATTAACGGTTCTATATATTATGCTATATAAGATTATAGCTAATTCACTAGCACAGTGCATGATTTGTTTTATTTTAAAATTTTGTTTGACCAACCCTTTCATATGTCAAATAATAGTTTTAATTTTGCGTTCCCTTCGAGGGATAAACAAACAAGAAGGTCGGATGGCCGAGTGGCTAGGCAGAGGTCTGCAAAACCTCCCACAGCGGTTCGAATCCGCTTCCGACCTCGTTTTATTGACAGCAAAAAGATTTAACAAAATGGGAGTTACACGTTTAAAAAGAAAAGATAGAAGAAATAAAACTGTTTCACGCGTAGAAGTGCAGTTTTTGAAATTAGGCCGTAATATTGAATTAGGTTCAAAATCACAAATGCCTAAAGACAGTCAGATTACTAAGAATGACGCTATCTTAAATCAGTTAGCTTCACAAGCGAAATAACTAAGATATTTTTTTATTTTTTCCTTTAAAGTTGCGCTTGCAACTTTAAAGGTTTTTCAAGATGTCTACCATATGGTGGACCTTTTTTGTGGATGATACTACCGTTCCTTCATCCATGCCCTGTACCAACGAGTTTTTATATTCCATGGCGCTAGGCACATCCATTTTCGCTGAGCTATGCAATGACAGGGCGCCCGTCACCTCGAGCAACTGTTTCATATTATCTTCATTCACACCACCACCCGGCATTATCTCGATTCGACCATTAGCTTGTTCAATTAATTCATTAAGCAATTGACGCCCCTCCCAAGCCGTATTCCCCTGTCCTGAAGTTAGTATCCGATCACAGCCCAAGGCAATAATATCCTCCAAACTCGCCTTAGGGTCTCTACATTTATCAAAAGCTCGATGGAAAACAACTGTTAATGGTTTAGCCTTTTCGATAAGAATTTGCATCCGCTTCATATCTACAGCTCCCTGCTTGTCCAAAATACCGATCACGACTCCATCTACCCCCGCCTCCTTACAATACTCGATATCCGCCAATATTTCTTCGAATTCATCCGAAGTATATAAGAAATCACCCCCACGTGGACGTATCAAAACATGGATTCCAATATCCAGATAGCTGCGCGTCTTCATAATCTGTCCATGCGAAGGCGTCGTACCCCCATTCTCCAAATTTTGACAGAGCTCCACCCTACTTGCTCCCCCCTCTTGTGCAGCTCTGGCCGAAGAGACCGAGCTTGCGCAAATCTCCAAACGATATCCATTGATATCTTTCTCTTTTCCGATCATAAAAAATACTTTTGTGTGAAAATAGCAAAATTGATTAGCTTTAGAAAGACAAACACAGCGCTATATGACGAAAAAACTGTTTTTACTCCTATTTTACACGTTGCTGGTGTCCGTATCGATGGCGACCGCCCAACAAAAAAAATATCGCTTCACCGATGAGATGTGCGAATACGAGGGAGTATACAATACCCATCTTTATAACGAGCAAGAGCTCAAAGACACCCATTCCCTATATTATGGCGAAAGTTGGTTGTTGGGGTATGGAAGTCCGCGCAAAGATAGTCCAGACGACACCAAACAGCTACTCACTCAGTTAGCGGATGATTACGCAAAAAAAAGAAACGTATTAAGGGGCTTCAAGGTTATTGACAAACCTATATTCACCTTGTTTCGGGATTCGCTTATCCTCTCCCTAGATGAAGAATATAAAGCCAAGTCTACTATATTAAAGGCTTATCTTAACTCCGCATCCATACTCCAATATAAGACATCAGATTGCTGCAATACGCGCTACGCCATCCCCTTGTCCAAAGGAGGGGAAGTGCTGCTCGAAGCTTACAAGCAACTAACTTTAGATCAAATGAAAAAAAATGCTGCTCCACAATTACTTTATAAGCAGTACCAACAAAATTTGGCCTCTCCCGATAAATATGAGAAAGCCTTTGCATATGTTGTTACCTATGGTTGGTGGAACTGTGTAAATAGTAGTATTCCAAGACCCAAGTATGATCCTCAATTTATGGAAACCTACCAAAGTCTATTTACAAAGGTCACCACTATATATTGTGACGAACCCTAATCCATCATTATGAGTTTAACATTATCCGAATTACATCATGTGGCCATTATTTGCAGTGACTACACTGTCTCTAAGCATTTCTACACCACTATACTTGGGCTCGAAATCATACAGGAGACCTATCGAGCCGAGCGGCAATCCTACAAATTGGACCTCGCTATCAATGGTCTATATGTAATAGAGTTGTTCTCCTTCCCTAGCCCTCCTGAGCGTGTGACCAATCCAGAAGCTTGCGGTCTTCGACACCTATCGTTTCTGGTGGAGGATATAGAACATGAAATTCAAAAGTTGGATCGCTACCAAGTAGCCCACGGACCTATCAGAGTCGATGAACTCACTGAAAAAAGATTTGTTTTTTTTAATGATCCCGATCAGCTACCTATTGAGCTATACGAACGATAATCACTCGAAGCATTGATTGGCTGGGTTGATATTATAGTATTGATTCAACTCAATATCAGTATACAAGAAAGGTCTTCAACCGGGGAGATTGAAGACCTTCACTAACCAATTATTAACCTAAATTATGAACGACAAATATAAGCATGACAACCATATCATTCAAAATATTTTGGAATTTTTAACGAATATTTAACATTCTTTACACCGATGTGGGTTACTACTTCAAAAGCTCATCGTACATAGCTGTCTCCGATTTAATTTTTTTCAATTGTTACAAACAATTAATATATAAACAGGTTATTATTAACTACATAGCATCTGCGACAAACACATTGGTAACCATAATAATCCTTGTACTATGCCTATTGTATC encodes:
- a CDS encoding copper homeostasis protein CutC, with translation MIGKEKDINGYRLEICASSVSSARAAQEGGASRVELCQNLENGGTTPSHGQIMKTRSYLDIGIHVLIRPRGGDFLYTSDEFEEILADIEYCKEAGVDGVVIGILDKQGAVDMKRMQILIEKAKPLTVVFHRAFDKCRDPKASLEDIIALGCDRILTSGQGNTAWEGRQLLNELIEQANGRIEIMPGGGVNEDNMKQLLEVTGALSLHSSAKMDVPSAMEYKNSLVQGMDEGTVVSSTKKVHHMVDILKNL
- the gloA2 gene encoding SMU1112c/YaeR family gloxylase I-like metalloprotein — translated: MSLTLSELHHVAIICSDYTVSKHFYTTILGLEIIQETYRAERQSYKLDLAINGLYVIELFSFPSPPERVTNPEACGLRHLSFLVEDIEHEIQKLDRYQVAHGPIRVDELTEKRFVFFNDPDQLPIELYER
- a CDS encoding porin family protein, with translation MKKILLSLGAAFLLAAGAQAQVSYGIKAGLNLPKMTVSGGGASASTSTSTNFYLTGYADLPVAPNFSVQPGLSLQGKGGKVEWTDNIESKTDLMYLEVPVNAVYYIPAGAGNVFVGAGPYAAYGISGKTKTGDVKNDVEWGDDGLKRFDAGINTMLGYKLANGFLLNAGYSFGLVDMSGSDGNGSVKNNVLSFGVGFQF
- a CDS encoding outer membrane beta-barrel protein, which gives rise to MKKILLTIVAVAGLTVASKAQEFGFGKGNFIVEGNFTSSNTNDKATKEKTSAFIFNPKAGYFVTDKIAVGVQLGFGQGKETTYVADVKNVATDKAFTVGAFGRYYFLEVGSRFKTYTEVGVAYANEKIGEIKVGDNTTDATKFNGFGANAGIGANFFLTEKIAVNFAFADVISYGSRKADLDGAKATTAFNTNVNVFNNFFDTAKFGLTFKF
- the rpsJ gene encoding 30S ribosomal protein S10 — translated: MSQRIRIKLKSYDYNLVDKSAEKIVKTVKPTGAVVSGPIPLPTEKKIYTVLRSPHVNKKAREQFQLCAYKRLLDIYSSNSKTVDALMKLELPSGVEVEIKV
- a CDS encoding AI-2E family transporter, translated to MQKFFTLPFYLKLACVLITIIALGYLAKIGDTIIVPLVLGLLFAMLLVPLSNFLEKRLKLPRTLAGMLCVMLFFGGLVTGLYLLASQLTMLKDDWPAFKDQILAGADSIQQWLNSQFGIKYNEQLDLLNKTASKSVDSGTLILGTALLSLSSTAIFLVFTFLYTFFILIYRGHIMRFMLLLNAEQHHAIVLEIAAEVQYVVKRYLVGLLLQMLMVTTLVYIALAIIGVKYSLLLAIITGVFNVLPYIGIFSSMFIVSLITFATSSFTHVLFVLGAMSGIHLIDSNVIVPKVVGSKVKINSLFAMMAIIVGELVWGIAGMFLAIPLLAIMKIIMDRIAELKAWGFLLGEEERVKKPDHKMLKALSDRK